From one Planktothrix agardhii NIES-204 genomic stretch:
- a CDS encoding hopanoid-associated sugar epimerase gives MKVFVTGGTGFIGANLIRLLLQNNYAVRVLVRPESNLDNLKNLEVEIVEGNLTDANLSQSLKGCQVLFHCAAHYSLWQRDRLLLEQYNIIGTRNILAAAREAGIKRTIYTSSVAAIGVKPGVAVNENYQSPVENLVGYYKKSKYWAEQEAQNAVKLGQDIVIVNPSTPIGYWDIKPTPTGDLILRFLRRKMPAYINTGLNFIDVRDVAQGHLLALEKGKTGERYILGNQNLTLKQFLDLLSEITGLPAPEKTIPVWLPLGIAWVDEMILANLGKKPSLPLDGVKMSRQPMYYNPSKAVQELGLPQSSIKTALKDAVNWFITQGYVDGLG, from the coding sequence ATGAAAGTATTTGTAACGGGTGGAACGGGGTTTATTGGGGCGAATTTAATTAGATTATTATTGCAAAATAATTATGCAGTTCGAGTGTTAGTTCGTCCTGAGAGTAATTTAGATAACTTGAAAAATTTAGAGGTTGAAATTGTTGAAGGAAACTTAACAGATGCTAACTTATCTCAATCTTTAAAAGGTTGTCAAGTTTTATTTCATTGTGCGGCCCATTATTCCCTTTGGCAACGGGATAGATTATTATTAGAACAGTATAATATTATCGGAACTCGTAATATTTTAGCCGCCGCTAGAGAAGCGGGAATTAAACGAACAATTTATACCAGTTCCGTTGCTGCTATTGGAGTAAAACCTGGGGTTGCTGTTAATGAAAATTATCAAAGTCCAGTTGAGAATTTAGTTGGATATTATAAAAAATCTAAATATTGGGCAGAACAGGAAGCCCAAAATGCGGTAAAATTAGGTCAGGATATTGTGATTGTTAATCCCAGTACACCCATTGGCTATTGGGATATTAAACCCACGCCAACGGGGGATTTGATTTTACGATTTCTCCGCCGAAAAATGCCCGCTTATATTAATACTGGATTGAATTTTATTGATGTTAGAGATGTCGCCCAAGGTCATTTACTGGCTTTAGAAAAAGGCAAAACCGGAGAACGTTATATTTTAGGTAATCAGAATTTAACCTTGAAACAATTCTTAGATTTATTGTCAGAAATAACCGGATTACCCGCCCCTGAAAAAACCATCCCAGTTTGGCTTCCCTTGGGCATTGCATGGGTCGATGAAATGATTTTAGCTAATTTAGGAAAAAAACCTTCTCTCCCCTTAGATGGCGTTAAAATGTCAAGACAACCGATGTATTATAATCCCTCAAAAGCGGTTCAAGAATTGGGTTTACCTCAATCTTCAATTAAGACCGCCTTGAAAGATGCCGTTAATTGGTTTATAACACAAGGGTATGTTGATGGGTTAGGGTGA
- a CDS encoding radical SAM domain-containing protein: MAIQIEQAITVGKYLFMQRLMGRKKFPLVLMLEPLFRCNLACSGCGKIQHPKEILKQNLSPEDCFKAVEECGAPVVSIPGGEPLLHPQIDQIVEGLVARKKFIYLCTNGILLEKSLEKFKPSPYLTFSVHLDGLKEHHDHCVDREGVFEIAVKAIKVAKSKGFRVTTNTTVFAGTKPEEMQKFFDFLETLGLDGMMISPGYSYEWAPDQEHFLKREQTKALFCEILSPYQSGKKKWNFNHNPLFLDFLIGEKDYDCTPWGSPSYSVLGWQKPCYLLNEGYYSSYQELLEKTDWEQYGKSSGNPKCVDCMVHCGYEPTAAIEAMKLENMGRSIGALF; the protein is encoded by the coding sequence ATGGCCATTCAAATTGAACAAGCAATCACCGTTGGTAAATATTTATTCATGCAACGGTTAATGGGGCGAAAAAAATTCCCCCTAGTGTTGATGTTAGAACCTTTATTTCGCTGTAATTTAGCCTGCTCTGGCTGTGGAAAAATTCAACATCCGAAAGAAATTCTCAAGCAAAATTTAAGCCCAGAAGACTGTTTTAAAGCCGTAGAAGAATGTGGCGCACCTGTGGTTTCTATCCCTGGTGGTGAACCTTTATTACATCCGCAAATTGATCAAATTGTTGAGGGTTTAGTTGCTCGCAAAAAGTTTATTTATTTGTGTACTAATGGAATTTTACTTGAAAAAAGTTTAGAAAAATTTAAACCTTCTCCCTATTTAACCTTTAGTGTGCATTTAGATGGTTTAAAAGAACATCATGACCACTGTGTAGACCGAGAAGGCGTGTTTGAAATTGCAGTAAAAGCGATTAAAGTTGCTAAATCAAAAGGATTTAGAGTCACAACTAATACAACGGTATTTGCTGGAACTAAGCCGGAAGAAATGCAGAAATTCTTTGATTTTCTGGAGACTTTGGGTTTAGATGGGATGATGATTTCTCCTGGTTATAGTTATGAATGGGCACCCGACCAAGAACATTTCCTAAAACGAGAACAAACTAAAGCCTTATTCTGTGAAATTTTATCTCCCTATCAATCAGGTAAAAAGAAATGGAATTTTAATCATAATCCTTTATTCTTAGATTTTCTCATCGGAGAAAAAGACTATGATTGTACTCCCTGGGGAAGTCCAAGTTATAGTGTTTTAGGATGGCAAAAACCCTGTTATTTATTAAATGAAGGTTACTATTCTAGCTATCAAGAATTACTGGAAAAAACCGACTGGGAACAATACGGAAAATCAAGCGGAAATCCTAAATGTGTAGATTGTATGGTTCACTGTGGTTATGAACCAACAGCCGCAATAGAAGCGATGAAACTTGAAAATATGGGGCGTTCGATTGGGGCGTTATTTTAG
- a CDS encoding ABC-3 protein → MLTELIKLFEFEFMRNALIAGLLVSIACGMIGTFVVVNRIVFISGGIAHAAYGGIGMGYFFKFSPVLGAIIFSVISALGMGLVYRKTQQRADTIIGVMWAIGMAIGIIFIDLTPGYKVDLMSYLFGSILTVPQSDLILMLILNILIGVMIILFYKELVAISFDPVFAETRNLPVDQLYLMLIVAIALTVVMVMKVVGLILVIALLTIPAAISGQFVKDLKQMMLLSSILGIVFTTLGLGISYFLNLTSGATIILVAGCAYLFSLSLKNMIKPA, encoded by the coding sequence ATGCTAACAGAATTAATTAAATTGTTTGAATTTGAATTTATGAGAAATGCTTTAATAGCAGGACTTTTAGTTAGTATTGCCTGTGGCATGATTGGAACATTTGTTGTTGTGAATCGGATTGTTTTTATTAGTGGCGGAATTGCCCATGCTGCTTATGGAGGCATTGGTATGGGTTACTTTTTTAAATTTAGTCCCGTATTAGGAGCAATTATATTTTCTGTCATTTCTGCCCTAGGAATGGGGTTAGTCTATCGTAAAACCCAACAACGGGCAGATACTATTATTGGGGTGATGTGGGCAATAGGAATGGCAATTGGGATTATTTTTATTGACTTAACCCCTGGTTATAAAGTTGATTTAATGAGTTATTTATTTGGCAGTATTCTCACCGTCCCCCAATCGGATTTAATTCTAATGTTAATCTTAAATATTTTAATTGGGGTGATGATTATTTTATTTTATAAAGAATTAGTAGCAATTTCTTTTGACCCAGTTTTTGCCGAAACTCGAAATTTACCAGTTGACCAACTTTATCTAATGTTAATAGTTGCCATCGCCTTAACCGTGGTGATGGTGATGAAAGTGGTAGGTTTAATTTTAGTGATTGCTTTATTAACTATTCCGGCGGCAATTTCAGGACAATTTGTTAAAGACTTAAAACAAATGATGCTATTATCCAGTATTTTAGGAATAGTTTTTACCACCCTAGGCTTAGGAATTTCCTACTTTCTTAATTTAACCTCCGGTGCAACGATTATTTTAGTCGCGGGTTGTGCTTATTTATTCAGTTTAAGCCTAAAAAATATGATTAAACCAGCCTGA
- a CDS encoding DSH-like protein, with protein sequence MAGLYTFKKNPCYDGGFNVKISLIIYIPVSYSTENNPQLDLNALFPFPLDDFQHDAITALDDGKSVVVCAPTGSGKTLVGEYAIHRALAGNRRVFYTTPLKALSNQKFRDFREQFGADKVGLLTGDISVNRDAAVVVMTTEIFRNMLYGTPIGEVGTSMEAVEAVVLDECHYMNDRQRGTVWEESIIYCPREIQLVALSATVANSEQLTHWISQVHGPTELIYSTFRPVPLQYHFCNIKGFFPLLDDSLKRINPRLKEKKSLPPRGRRNDIPNLGATISHLKERDMLPAIYFIFSRKGCDRSVGEVRHLSLVNEAETARLKERIDAFLASSPEGIRPEQVEVLYKGIAAHHAGLLPTWKGLVEELFQQGLIKVVFATETLAAGINMPARTTVISSLSKRTDDGHRLLKASEFLQMSGRAGRRGMDTEGYVVTVQTPFEGAKEAAYLATSKPDPLVSQFSPSYGMVLNLLQRHSLEKSRELVERSFGQYLSTINLIPAQEEIDIMQAELSLIEAQFGFSGEQNMALLEETLASFEKVYDRLREERRLLKFLQQQAEDVRMHRMAHDMDATPLGTTLGLRGKNVPTARKIESDPIPAVLVAKTPSSGQAPYSLCLGRDNRWYVVSAADIVILQPDSKRLNVDYLEIPNIPFKLGQCRKGDELTVAITQQIPELNIPESPPEVIAQQKQVERLELELDAHPIHKWGKPNKLLKRWQRWAELNEMIEEMRGELEEDLARHWDEFMALISILQYFQALDELKPTDLGQATAALRGDNELWLGLALKSGIFDQLDPHHLAAACAALVTEVSRPDSWTRYDLSEEVENALGQLRHLRQELFKQQRRYRVALPIWLERDLTGLIEQWALETDWLELVSNTSLDEGDIVRMFRRTLDFLSQIPHVPYLSESLKKNALRARQLIDRYPINEAVD encoded by the coding sequence ATGGCAGGTCTCTACACTTTTAAAAAAAATCCATGCTATGATGGGGGTTTTAACGTTAAAATTAGTCTTATTATTTATATTCCTGTGTCCTACTCTACCGAAAACAATCCCCAACTGGATCTCAACGCCCTATTTCCATTTCCCCTGGATGACTTTCAACACGATGCGATTACAGCGTTGGATGATGGAAAGTCCGTTGTGGTTTGTGCGCCAACGGGTTCGGGAAAAACCTTAGTAGGAGAATATGCCATCCATCGGGCCTTGGCGGGCAATCGGCGGGTCTTCTATACTACACCCCTAAAGGCGCTATCCAATCAAAAGTTTCGGGACTTTCGAGAACAGTTTGGGGCGGACAAGGTAGGGTTATTAACGGGGGATATTTCCGTTAACCGGGACGCGGCCGTGGTGGTGATGACTACGGAGATTTTCCGCAATATGCTCTATGGTACACCGATTGGAGAAGTCGGAACTTCCATGGAAGCGGTAGAAGCGGTGGTTTTGGATGAATGCCATTATATGAATGACCGCCAACGGGGGACGGTTTGGGAAGAATCAATTATTTATTGTCCCAGGGAAATTCAATTGGTGGCGTTATCGGCAACGGTGGCTAATAGTGAACAATTAACCCACTGGATTTCTCAAGTTCATGGCCCAACGGAGTTAATTTATTCTACCTTTCGGCCGGTACCCTTACAATATCATTTTTGTAATATTAAAGGCTTCTTTCCCCTATTAGATGATTCCCTGAAAAGAATTAATCCTCGCCTCAAAGAAAAAAAGAGCCTTCCTCCACGGGGTAGACGCAATGATATTCCGAATTTAGGCGCGACTATATCCCATCTAAAAGAAAGGGATATGTTACCTGCTATTTATTTTATCTTTAGTCGGAAAGGTTGCGATCGCTCCGTCGGAGAAGTGCGTCATTTATCCTTAGTTAATGAAGCCGAAACCGCCCGATTAAAAGAGCGAATTGATGCGTTTTTAGCATCGAGTCCCGAAGGCATTCGTCCCGAACAAGTTGAAGTATTATATAAAGGAATAGCCGCCCACCATGCCGGACTATTACCCACTTGGAAAGGGTTAGTGGAGGAGTTATTTCAACAAGGGTTAATTAAAGTAGTCTTTGCCACGGAAACCCTCGCCGCCGGGATTAATATGCCCGCGAGAACTACAGTAATTTCTAGTTTATCAAAACGCACCGATGACGGTCATCGCCTGTTAAAAGCCTCGGAATTTCTGCAAATGTCAGGACGGGCGGGACGGCGGGGTATGGACACCGAAGGCTATGTGGTAACGGTACAAACTCCCTTTGAGGGGGCAAAGGAAGCAGCCTATTTAGCAACATCTAAACCCGACCCCTTAGTAAGTCAATTCAGCCCTAGTTATGGCATGGTCTTGAACTTATTACAACGGCATAGTTTAGAAAAATCTAGGGAATTAGTTGAACGAAGTTTCGGACAATATCTGTCTACAATTAATTTAATTCCTGCCCAAGAAGAAATTGATATTATGCAGGCGGAATTATCGTTAATTGAAGCCCAATTTGGCTTTAGTGGCGAACAAAATATGGCATTGTTGGAAGAAACCCTAGCCAGTTTTGAAAAAGTTTATGACCGTCTACGGGAAGAACGTCGTTTATTAAAATTCCTACAACAGCAAGCCGAAGATGTCCGAATGCACCGGATGGCCCATGACATGGATGCTACCCCCTTGGGTACAACTTTAGGTTTACGGGGAAAAAATGTTCCTACGGCTCGCAAAATTGAGTCTGACCCCATTCCGGCCGTATTAGTCGCCAAAACCCCCAGTTCGGGACAGGCACCCTATTCCCTCTGTTTAGGACGGGATAATCGCTGGTATGTGGTGAGTGCGGCTGATATTGTGATTTTGCAACCCGATTCTAAACGGTTAAATGTGGATTATTTGGAAATTCCTAATATTCCGTTTAAACTCGGTCAATGTCGTAAAGGAGATGAGTTAACCGTAGCCATTACCCAACAAATTCCCGAATTAAATATACCTGAATCGCCCCCAGAAGTCATCGCTCAACAAAAACAAGTCGAACGGTTAGAGTTAGAATTAGACGCCCATCCTATTCATAAATGGGGCAAACCGAATAAACTCTTAAAACGTTGGCAACGCTGGGCAGAATTAAATGAAATGATTGAAGAAATGCGAGGGGAATTAGAAGAAGATTTAGCCCGTCATTGGGATGAATTTATGGCTTTAATTTCAATTTTGCAATACTTTCAAGCCCTAGATGAGTTGAAGCCTACGGATTTAGGACAGGCTACCGCCGCTCTGCGGGGAGATAACGAATTATGGTTAGGGTTAGCCTTGAAGTCGGGGATTTTTGACCAACTTGACCCCCACCATTTAGCAGCGGCCTGTGCAGCTTTGGTAACTGAGGTTTCCCGTCCCGATAGTTGGACGCGCTATGACTTATCGGAGGAGGTAGAAAACGCCCTGGGACAGTTGCGCCATCTGCGCCAGGAATTGTTTAAACAGCAACGACGGTATCGGGTTGCTTTACCCATCTGGTTAGAACGGGATTTAACTGGTTTAATTGAGCAATGGGCTTTAGAAACCGATTGGTTGGAGTTGGTCTCTAATACCAGTTTAGACGAAGGAGATATTGTCCGAATGTTCCGAAGAACTTTAGATTTTCTTTCTCAAATCCCCCATGTTCCTTATTTAAGTGAATCTTTGAAAAAAAATGCCCTACGCGCCCGTCAGTTAATAGACCGATACCCGATTAATGAGGCGGTAGATTAG
- a CDS encoding two-component sensor histidine kinase, producing MPKSGQSSFRQILLSQILLLSLPVLLVGEYVTYRKARSGLLETARLNLTESASKKAQTINEWIDFNKSGLTIATNNIVLQPEKPQQYSVLLSQLQEQFSPLVSCLQLTDLQTQKLIATTCGKKPIYSIPKNFWSSQKQQNPEIYINYLVPSLDQKNSEWRNQIKLVFNSPIYVNQNNKNQLKYLLSLQSTLYLESKEPPKSLTGFTVIIDQGGTIISHPSLNKLGQNIQDQADANRLKNLLSNALESKKNSFIHLFYFDQSGNELLAGYDSIPSPITSENDKQWVILAVVDLQQALSGLKDIKSLLISLVLSLVIASIIAAVYVSRDLAIPLEKLRDYALRAKNLDSPGDVPDNLRITEFNQLAEALNTMVASLRARAQALEYASKEAQVANQLKNEFLRVISHELRTPLNGIINSISLIQDGYCDTKTEEEEYLKIASDSSQHLLNLVDDILDIALIEEGKLSVMLEPTDLMQIVKDAVNLQMLDIQQKNLTLDLPTPDQPIIVQADPDKLKQVFINILNNSVKFTKSGGITISTRIELATNSLIEMQNNTASKSTTVRYQVVVTITDTGIGVALGHQQKIFEPFAMADGSTTREFGGIGLGLAISRRLMQMMGGFITLDSPGLDLGTTVMISIPLSDTNTKSPSTQSSISSHPVIAE from the coding sequence ATGCCTAAGTCGGGTCAATCGTCATTTCGCCAGATTTTACTCTCGCAGATTTTACTGCTTAGTCTTCCTGTGTTGCTCGTGGGAGAATATGTTACCTATAGAAAAGCCCGTTCTGGTTTACTCGAAACAGCCCGATTAAATTTAACAGAAAGTGCGAGTAAAAAAGCACAAACCATTAATGAATGGATTGATTTTAACAAGTCTGGTTTGACGATTGCCACCAATAATATTGTTTTACAACCCGAAAAACCTCAACAGTATTCTGTGCTGCTTTCTCAACTTCAGGAGCAGTTTTCTCCCTTGGTTAGTTGTCTCCAATTGACTGATCTACAAACGCAAAAACTGATTGCTACGACCTGCGGGAAAAAGCCTATATATTCTATTCCTAAAAACTTTTGGTCGTCCCAAAAACAGCAAAATCCTGAGATTTATATTAATTATTTAGTTCCCAGTCTCGATCAAAAAAATTCAGAATGGCGAAATCAAATTAAATTAGTATTCAACTCCCCGATTTATGTCAATCAAAACAATAAAAATCAGTTAAAATATTTGTTAAGTCTGCAATCAACTTTATATTTAGAATCGAAAGAACCTCCTAAATCTTTAACGGGATTTACCGTTATTATTGATCAAGGAGGAACAATTATTAGTCATCCAAGTTTGAATAAATTGGGACAAAATATTCAAGATCAAGCCGATGCTAATAGACTCAAAAATTTATTATCTAATGCGTTAGAGAGTAAAAAAAATTCTTTTATTCACTTATTTTATTTTGATCAATCGGGGAATGAACTTCTAGCGGGATATGATTCAATTCCTAGCCCGATTACCTCGGAAAACGATAAGCAATGGGTGATTTTAGCGGTTGTTGATTTACAGCAAGCTCTATCGGGATTAAAAGATATTAAATCGTTGTTAATCTCCTTGGTTTTATCTTTAGTTATTGCCAGTATTATTGCTGCGGTGTATGTTTCTAGGGATTTAGCAATTCCTTTAGAAAAATTGAGAGATTATGCACTCAGAGCTAAAAATTTAGATAGTCCGGGTGATGTTCCTGACAATCTAAGAATAACAGAGTTTAATCAGTTGGCTGAAGCTCTAAATACAATGGTAGCAAGTCTTAGAGCGAGAGCACAAGCCCTAGAATATGCGTCCAAAGAAGCCCAAGTTGCTAATCAATTAAAAAATGAATTTTTACGAGTTATTTCCCACGAATTAAGAACCCCTTTAAATGGAATTATTAATTCAATCAGTCTGATTCAAGATGGTTACTGTGATACCAAAACAGAGGAGGAAGAATATCTGAAAATTGCCTCGGATTCCAGCCAACATCTATTAAATTTAGTTGATGATATTTTAGATATTGCTTTAATTGAAGAAGGCAAATTATCTGTGATGCTTGAACCCACGGATTTAATGCAAATTGTCAAAGATGCGGTGAATTTGCAAATGTTGGATATTCAACAAAAAAACTTAACCCTCGATTTACCCACCCCCGATCAACCGATTATTGTTCAGGCTGATCCTGATAAGTTAAAGCAAGTTTTTATTAATATTCTCAATAATTCTGTCAAATTTACTAAATCGGGAGGAATCACCATTTCTACCCGGATTGAATTGGCTACCAATTCTCTGATTGAGATGCAAAATAATACCGCCTCAAAATCTACGACCGTGCGATATCAAGTTGTAGTCACCATTACCGATACCGGAATTGGTGTGGCGTTAGGACATCAGCAAAAAATCTTTGAACCCTTTGCCATGGCTGATGGTTCAACCACAAGGGAATTCGGGGGAATTGGATTGGGTTTAGCTATTTCTCGCCGTTTAATGCAAATGATGGGGGGTTTTATTACCCTAGATAGTCCAGGTTTAGATCTCGGAACCACTGTGATGATTAGTATTCCCCTATCTGATACTAATACAAAATCACCTTCAACTCAAAGCTCTATTTCTTCCCATCCCGTGATAGCAGAATAG
- a CDS encoding two-component response regulator, with protein sequence MNSAKILVVDDDPAIRNLISRYLSQQDYQIEVAADGKTALKVFEQFNPDLVILDLNLPDTTGLILCREMQNQTHVLILMLTSEQDPKLGLKEGADDFVTKPFDLEELSLRIKAILKRRISMSNLEHKNLAYRDLIIDPNRREVYLKGELVILSALEFDLLYCLASKPGRAWKRTELLEKVWGYQDDSSEGGRVIDVHIGQIRKKIEPDPKNPSFIQTVRSIGYRFN encoded by the coding sequence ATGAATTCAGCAAAGATTCTTGTTGTTGATGATGATCCGGCAATCCGAAATTTAATTAGTCGTTATTTAAGCCAACAGGATTACCAAATAGAAGTGGCCGCTGATGGCAAGACGGCGTTGAAAGTATTTGAACAGTTCAACCCCGATTTAGTCATTTTAGATCTGAATTTGCCGGATACAACGGGTTTAATATTATGTCGAGAAATGCAAAATCAAACTCATGTTCTGATCCTGATGCTCACCAGTGAACAAGATCCAAAACTCGGGTTAAAAGAAGGAGCCGATGACTTTGTAACTAAACCCTTTGATTTGGAGGAGTTAAGTCTGCGGATTAAGGCTATTTTAAAACGCCGCATATCTATGTCTAATTTAGAACACAAAAATTTAGCCTATCGGGATTTAATTATTGACCCGAATCGGCGAGAAGTCTATCTCAAAGGAGAATTAGTAATTTTAAGTGCGTTGGAGTTTGATCTACTTTATTGTTTAGCCAGTAAACCGGGTCGGGCTTGGAAACGCACAGAACTTTTAGAAAAAGTTTGGGGTTATCAAGACGATAGTAGTGAAGGGGGGCGGGTTATTGATGTTCATATTGGTCAAATTAGAAAAAAAATTGAACCTGACCCTAAAAATCCTTCTTTTATTCAAACGGTTAGAAGTATTGGCTATCGTTTCAATTAA
- a CDS encoding two-component response regulator, with protein MASVKILVVDDDPAIRNLISRYLSQQDYQVEIASDGHSALERFEQFNPDLVVLDLNLPDTTGLALCREMQSRTSVFILMLTSEKDPKLGLKEGADDFVTKPFDLEELNLRIKAILKRQRNQVDTQPKNLIYGDLIIDPNRREVYISGELIALSALEFDLLYCLARKPGRAWRRPELLQEVWGYEYENEQRVVDVHIGQIRKKIELDVEQPSFIKTIRGVGYMFDRRTGER; from the coding sequence ATGGCATCTGTAAAAATTCTCGTAGTTGATGATGATCCAGCAATACGGAACCTCATAAGTCGTTATCTTAGCCAACAGGACTATCAAGTTGAAATAGCGAGTGACGGCCATTCCGCATTGGAAAGGTTTGAACAGTTCAATCCTGACTTAGTGGTATTAGATCTAAATTTGCCGGATACAACCGGTTTAGCATTGTGTAGGGAAATGCAAAGTCGAACCAGTGTATTTATCCTAATGCTAACCAGCGAAAAAGATCCCAAACTTGGGTTAAAGGAGGGAGCCGATGACTTTGTGACCAAACCCTTTGATTTAGAAGAATTAAACCTTAGAATCAAAGCAATTTTAAAGCGTCAACGAAATCAAGTAGATACACAACCCAAAAATTTAATTTATGGGGATTTAATCATTGATCCAAATCGTCGAGAGGTTTATATTAGTGGTGAATTAATCGCCCTGAGTGCATTAGAATTTGACCTGCTCTACTGTTTGGCCCGCAAACCTGGTCGAGCCTGGCGACGGCCAGAATTATTGCAGGAAGTGTGGGGTTATGAGTATGAAAACGAGCAGCGGGTTGTTGATGTTCATATTGGTCAGATTCGCAAAAAAATCGAACTGGATGTGGAGCAACCTTCCTTTATAAAAACAATTCGGGGTGTGGGATATATGTTTGATCGGCGCACGGGTGAACGTTAA
- the thiG gene encoding thiamine biosynthesis protein yields MQTIEKTNSSFLDTSLIIAGKTFKSRLMTGTGKYRNLQEMQDSITASGCEIVTVAVRRVQTQAPGHEGLAEAIDWSKIWMLPNTAGCQTAEEAIRVARLGREMAKLLGQEDNNFVKLEVIPDSKYLLPDPIGTLEAAEQLVKEGFAVLPYINADPLLAKRLEDVGCVTVMPLGSPIGSGQGIRNAANIAIIIDNARVPVVVDAGIGAPSEAALAMEMGADALLINSAIALAQNSTAMARAMGMATEAGRLAYLAGRIPVKSYAQASSPLTGTIAG; encoded by the coding sequence ATGCAAACCATAGAAAAAACTAACTCATCTTTCCTTGATACTTCCTTAATTATTGCGGGAAAAACCTTTAAATCTCGGTTAATGACCGGGACGGGGAAATATCGCAACCTCCAAGAAATGCAGGATAGTATTACCGCCAGTGGGTGCGAAATTGTTACCGTGGCCGTTAGACGAGTCCAAACCCAAGCCCCAGGACATGAAGGGTTAGCCGAAGCTATTGATTGGAGTAAAATTTGGATGTTACCGAATACCGCCGGATGTCAAACCGCAGAAGAAGCAATTCGGGTGGCTAGATTAGGACGGGAAATGGCAAAATTATTAGGACAGGAAGACAATAATTTTGTCAAATTAGAAGTAATTCCTGATAGTAAATATTTACTTCCTGACCCGATTGGCACGTTAGAAGCGGCGGAACAGCTAGTCAAAGAAGGTTTTGCCGTTTTACCCTATATTAATGCCGATCCCCTGCTGGCGAAACGTTTAGAGGATGTTGGCTGTGTCACGGTGATGCCTTTGGGTTCTCCCATCGGTTCAGGACAGGGAATTAGAAACGCTGCCAATATTGCCATTATTATTGATAATGCCAGGGTTCCAGTGGTTGTGGATGCTGGTATTGGTGCGCCCAGTGAAGCGGCCTTAGCGATGGAAATGGGGGCGGATGCGTTATTAATTAATTCGGCAATCGCCTTGGCCCAAAATTCCACCGCTATGGCTAGAGCTATGGGAATGGCCACGGAAGCCGGACGTCTGGCTTATCTGGCTGGGCGAATTCCGGTCAAAAGCTACGCTCAAGCGTCCTCACCCCTAACTGGGACAATCGCCGGTTAA
- a CDS encoding 3-mercaptopyruvate sulfurtransferase, whose translation MTASQLIVSPKWLAEHLEDDNIVIVDCRFSLANPKLGQQQYQEGHLPGAFYLDLDQDLSSPIQKHGGRHPLPNPEKLSAKLSEIGITSQQTLVVAYDDSRLAFASRLWWLLRYFGHNQVVLLDGGFSQWKNLDYPISSNIPNPKLRIFKPEIQSEMLVDIETVKARKDLPGVVLIDSREPERYLGKTEPIDPIAGCIPGAVNYPWQEVTETTGFVKINEQSQRWQNIKDSEEIIVYCGSGVTACVNLFSLELAGIDQAKLYGGSWSDWCSYLTEAQKSDHGFKMITQINTD comes from the coding sequence ATGACTGCATCTCAATTGATCGTTTCTCCAAAATGGTTAGCAGAACATCTCGAAGATGATAATATTGTGATTGTAGACTGTCGGTTTTCCTTGGCCAATCCCAAATTAGGACAACAACAATATCAAGAAGGTCATCTTCCAGGAGCATTTTATTTAGATTTAGACCAAGATTTATCAAGTCCGATTCAAAAACACGGCGGACGTCACCCCTTACCTAACCCAGAAAAACTATCAGCAAAGTTATCAGAAATTGGTATAACTTCTCAACAAACCTTAGTCGTTGCTTATGATGATTCTCGGTTAGCTTTTGCTTCTCGGTTGTGGTGGTTATTACGTTATTTTGGGCATAATCAAGTTGTTTTATTAGATGGAGGGTTTAGTCAATGGAAAAATTTAGACTATCCCATTAGTTCTAATATTCCTAATCCAAAATTAAGAATATTTAAGCCAGAAATCCAGTCAGAAATGTTAGTTGATATTGAAACTGTAAAAGCTCGAAAAGACTTACCCGGAGTGGTGCTGATTGACTCCAGGGAACCCGAACGCTATTTAGGAAAAACCGAACCCATTGATCCAATTGCTGGATGTATTCCGGGCGCGGTAAATTATCCTTGGCAAGAGGTGACAGAAACCACGGGTTTTGTTAAAATAAACGAACAATCCCAACGCTGGCAGAATATTAAAGACTCAGAAGAAATAATCGTTTATTGTGGTTCAGGAGTTACTGCCTGTGTGAATTTATTTTCCTTAGAATTAGCAGGAATTGATCAAGCTAAATTATATGGAGGAAGTTGGAGTGATTGGTGTTCCTATTTAACAGAAGCACAAAAATCAGATCACGGATTTAAGATGATTACGCAGATTAACACAGATTAA